The following are encoded together in the Candidatus Methylomirabilis oxygeniifera genome:
- a CDS encoding protein of unknown function (Evidence 5 : No homology to any previously reported sequences): MPMTTGAHTVTQTVKLLAPGGTLRMACNALAEGADAVYVGARGWSRRSSQMDLVDEEIRELSELANAMGREVKVALNAMPGPTEMPRLMQKVEAYAGWGVSGFVLSDPGCIVAVRRQFPTIDIHVSIGSAVTNRQDIYFYKTLGGSCIILPYRLQPDEVKAIKTEVGMNVEIFLFQPMPLGIVCPGKCIMSSYLVYKEWSDGADDEVIGSANRGARGCSRVCQGGWDVAGSDGEFDGKSTLRNDPFLQLWELPGFVEAGVDYLKIQGRERSEELMQDITRFYRRLIDAIVASGTDLSLEPYVPEWQELRKRWTMERTRRAGLLLGSTRQIG, encoded by the coding sequence ATGCCGATGACTACAGGCGCGCATACCGTGACGCAGACGGTGAAGTTACTCGCCCCCGGCGGGACGCTGCGGATGGCCTGTAACGCGCTGGCCGAGGGCGCCGACGCCGTCTATGTCGGGGCCCGCGGGTGGAGCCGCCGATCGTCCCAGATGGATTTGGTTGATGAGGAGATCAGGGAGCTGAGCGAATTGGCCAACGCCATGGGGCGAGAGGTCAAGGTCGCCCTCAATGCCATGCCCGGCCCCACCGAGATGCCGCGCCTGATGCAGAAGGTCGAAGCGTATGCGGGGTGGGGTGTGTCCGGGTTCGTCCTGTCTGATCCCGGGTGTATCGTCGCTGTCCGGCGCCAATTTCCTACGATCGACATCCATGTCAGCATCGGGAGCGCCGTGACCAACCGCCAGGATATCTACTTCTACAAAACGCTCGGGGGAAGCTGCATCATCCTGCCGTACCGACTACAGCCTGATGAGGTGAAGGCGATCAAGACAGAGGTCGGCATGAACGTAGAGATCTTTCTCTTTCAGCCGATGCCGCTCGGGATCGTCTGTCCGGGTAAGTGCATTATGAGCAGCTACCTCGTCTATAAGGAGTGGTCGGATGGCGCAGATGATGAGGTCATCGGCTCCGCCAATCGCGGCGCCAGGGGCTGCTCGCGGGTCTGTCAGGGAGGATGGGACGTGGCGGGGTCCGACGGAGAGTTCGATGGCAAGAGTACGTTGCGCAACGATCCCTTCCTCCAATTATGGGAGCTGCCGGGTTTTGTCGAGGCGGGGGTCGATTACTTGAAGATCCAGGGGCGGGAACGGTCAGAAGAGTTGATGCAGGACATTACGCGGTTTTACCGGAGATTGATCGATGCGATCGTGGCATCCGGGACCGATCTGTCGCTGGAGCCGTATGTTCCCGAATGGCAAGAGCTGAGAAAGCGGTGGACGATGGAGCGCACCAGGCGGGCGGGTCTGCTGCTGGGAAGCACCAGGCAGATAGGCTGA
- a CDS encoding protein of unknown function (Evidence 5 : No homology to any previously reported sequences), with protein MAKLMAPGGTRTMAFSVLEAGADTVYVGVRGWSRRGSDTELTDAEVRELCAAARAQGKHVRVVLNTMPSSEEVPLLLKKVDMYTGWGVTGFMISDIGSMVQVRSHFPDITIHVSVGAGLSNALEVKFYHELGASVVILPYRMGIEDVRAIKQSLDVGLEVFLFRTENLDGIVCPGKCTMSSYFSSNRWLDNEGKDYFYGSANRGGDCLRVCQVGWEATADDREIDGKFGLKGNPLLWLQELSDYIQAGVDYFKVPGRDRSDDLVRDIVSFYRKVVDDLQIFPTDEVTAHYVSELQELKKRWASERRRRDDRLVARAKA; from the coding sequence ATGGCGAAGCTGATGGCGCCTGGCGGAACGCGGACGATGGCTTTCTCAGTTCTGGAGGCGGGGGCCGATACGGTCTATGTCGGCGTCAGGGGATGGAGTCGAAGGGGTTCCGACACTGAACTGACCGACGCAGAGGTCCGGGAGCTCTGCGCTGCGGCGCGCGCTCAGGGTAAGCATGTGAGGGTTGTGCTAAACACGATGCCCAGCTCGGAAGAGGTCCCGCTCCTCCTGAAGAAGGTGGACATGTATACCGGGTGGGGCGTCACCGGGTTCATGATCAGCGACATCGGTTCCATGGTTCAGGTGCGATCCCACTTCCCTGACATCACGATCCATGTCAGCGTTGGAGCCGGACTGAGCAACGCCCTTGAGGTGAAGTTTTACCACGAGCTGGGGGCCAGCGTCGTCATCCTGCCGTACCGGATGGGGATCGAAGACGTCCGGGCCATCAAGCAATCCCTGGATGTGGGCCTGGAGGTCTTCCTGTTCAGGACCGAGAATCTGGATGGGATCGTCTGTCCGGGCAAGTGTACGATGAGCAGTTACTTCAGCTCCAACCGGTGGCTCGATAACGAGGGGAAGGATTACTTTTACGGCAGCGCGAACCGGGGCGGTGATTGCCTGCGGGTCTGCCAGGTCGGGTGGGAGGCGACGGCCGATGACCGAGAGATCGACGGAAAGTTCGGCCTGAAAGGCAACCCGTTGCTCTGGCTGCAGGAGCTGTCCGACTATATTCAGGCGGGCGTGGACTACTTCAAAGTGCCGGGGAGGGATCGGTCCGATGATCTGGTCCGGGATATCGTCAGCTTCTACCGGAAGGTTGTCGACGATTTACAGATTTTTCCGACCGATGAGGTGACGGCCCATTATGTGTCCGAGTTGCAGGAGTTGAAGAAGCGGTGGGCGAGCGAGCGGAGGCGGCGAGACGACCGTCTCGTTGCGCGGGCGAAGGCCTGA
- a CDS encoding protein of unknown function (Evidence 5 : No homology to any previously reported sequences) has translation MFELSTHIPGPKQLHEIDLSAYDALYLGDYTCPLYPGNFSRNIETLVSGVERIKSMGKKCYLSTYAIPKDSDLVWIKELLQGVRGLPLDGVEVHNMGLLGMVREILGDIPIHLGVFGNLYTHETARVLQAYGVERVFPNAELSLEELIYIRDHSPVQVIVPLHGKIPLAISGTCFVTDYTGQVPLHCEESCSQGHWLTHEEWELKSIGRANLSGKDLCMLEYLDRLVQSDLNLFYIYTLGETGAYVETAGRVYREALHKAQSGEECAAEPWLDQLRSVSHSGLCNGFYFGVSGQEYLSPQALSPIA, from the coding sequence ATGTTTGAATTATCCACGCATATTCCCGGACCCAAGCAGTTGCACGAGATCGATCTGTCTGCATACGATGCACTCTACCTGGGTGACTATACCTGCCCCCTCTATCCCGGTAACTTCTCCCGAAATATCGAGACGCTTGTCTCGGGGGTGGAGCGGATCAAGTCGATGGGAAAGAAGTGCTATCTGAGCACATACGCTATTCCGAAGGACAGCGACCTGGTTTGGATTAAGGAGCTGCTCCAGGGTGTCCGCGGGCTGCCCCTTGACGGTGTCGAGGTCCACAATATGGGCCTGTTGGGGATGGTGCGCGAGATCCTTGGTGATATCCCGATCCATCTTGGGGTCTTCGGCAACCTCTACACGCACGAGACCGCGCGGGTACTCCAGGCGTATGGGGTGGAACGGGTCTTTCCGAACGCTGAACTGAGCCTGGAAGAGCTGATCTATATTCGGGATCACTCGCCCGTTCAGGTGATTGTCCCTCTGCACGGCAAGATCCCGCTGGCGATTTCGGGGACCTGCTTCGTGACTGACTACACCGGTCAGGTGCCGCTCCATTGCGAAGAGAGCTGCTCCCAGGGACACTGGCTGACCCATGAAGAGTGGGAGCTCAAGAGCATCGGCAGGGCAAACCTGAGCGGCAAGGATCTGTGCATGCTCGAGTATCTGGATCGCCTGGTCCAGAGCGACCTCAACCTGTTCTACATCTATACGCTTGGGGAAACGGGCGCCTACGTCGAAACGGCAGGACGCGTCTACCGGGAGGCGCTCCACAAGGCTCAGTCCGGCGAGGAGTGTGCCGCTGAGCCGTGGCTGGATCAGTTGAGATCGGTGTCGCATAGCGGACTCTGCAATGGATTTTATTTCGGCGTGTCCGGGCAGGAATATCTCAGCCCTCAGGCGCTGTCTCCGATTGCGTGA
- a CDS encoding protein of unknown function (Evidence 5 : No homology to any previously reported sequences): MADIDAVIKHRAQYALELLSRYTPVAAAYLFGSWVEEGADESGDIDLAVFLEDLESWDLATRAHTAALVQEKAGDDIKLHFFSARSLHQPEPASFAAYVLTYGVAITP; encoded by the coding sequence ATGGCTGACATCGACGCTGTGATCAAACACCGCGCTCAGTACGCACTGGAGCTGCTGTCCCGCTATACCCCGGTAGCGGCGGCCTACCTGTTTGGTTCGTGGGTGGAAGAAGGCGCCGATGAATCGGGCGACATCGATCTCGCGGTCTTTCTGGAGGACCTCGAATCGTGGGACCTTGCGACCCGCGCGCACACCGCAGCCCTGGTACAAGAGAAGGCAGGCGATGATATCAAGCTCCATTTCTTTTCCGCGCGCTCGCTGCACCAGCCTGAACCCGCCAGTTTCGCTGCGTATGTCCTGACGTATGGTGTCGCGATCACACCGTAA
- the hisC gene encoding Histidinol-phosphate aminotransferase (Imidazole acetol-phosphate transaminase), whose translation MPSDFEEAASPHLKRLPPYRHSRPFDETGKRPASEEWVKLDYNENPLGPSPLAVKAIQGLLHGLNRYPDCQGHDLKERLAARLGLSPAHIALGNGSSELIDLCARCFLGPDAEAIVGDPAFAFYGRVVQAAGSQRAAVPLKAFRHDLQAMAQQITLRTRMVFISNPNNPTGSCVPPHDIAAFIEALPERVIVLLDEAYREYLPDELQPDAVRYVREGRSVIALRSFSKIYGLSGLRIGYAIAPPDCVALIDKARQPFNVNVLAGAAAVAALDDEAHLVGSKRLNEDGKQYLYQAFEKLRVRYVPTAANFILVDVERDVDQVVRVLAEKRVAVCSLARYGLRTSLRVTIGAFHENERFVAALREVLATH comes from the coding sequence ATGCCTTCCGACTTTGAAGAGGCGGCTTCTCCACACCTGAAGCGGCTGCCCCCTTACCGCCATAGTAGGCCATTTGATGAAACTGGAAAGAGGCCGGCGAGTGAGGAGTGGGTCAAACTCGACTACAACGAAAATCCCCTGGGACCGTCACCGCTGGCGGTCAAGGCGATACAGGGTCTGCTGCACGGTCTCAACCGGTACCCCGATTGTCAGGGACACGATCTCAAGGAGCGATTGGCCGCGCGACTCGGGCTGTCACCGGCGCATATTGCGCTGGGGAACGGCAGTAGTGAGCTGATCGATCTGTGCGCGCGGTGCTTCCTCGGTCCTGACGCAGAGGCTATCGTTGGCGATCCCGCCTTCGCCTTCTACGGCCGGGTGGTTCAGGCTGCGGGAAGCCAACGAGCCGCAGTTCCATTGAAAGCGTTTCGCCATGATCTTCAGGCCATGGCTCAACAGATTACGCTGCGGACCAGGATGGTCTTTATCAGCAACCCGAACAATCCGACAGGAAGCTGTGTCCCGCCCCATGACATCGCCGCCTTTATCGAGGCGCTCCCGGAAAGGGTCATCGTTCTTCTCGACGAGGCATATCGTGAGTATCTCCCCGACGAGCTTCAGCCTGACGCCGTGCGCTACGTGCGGGAGGGCCGCTCGGTGATCGCATTGCGGAGCTTCTCCAAGATTTACGGGTTGTCGGGGCTGCGGATCGGGTACGCGATCGCCCCGCCCGATTGTGTTGCGCTCATTGATAAGGCGAGGCAGCCGTTCAACGTCAACGTCTTAGCCGGCGCAGCCGCCGTGGCTGCCCTCGATGATGAGGCGCACCTCGTCGGCTCGAAGCGCCTTAATGAGGATGGCAAGCAGTATCTCTACCAGGCTTTTGAGAAGCTGAGAGTACGCTACGTACCGACGGCGGCAAACTTCATCCTTGTCGATGTCGAACGGGATGTCGACCAGGTTGTTCGAGTCTTGGCGGAGAAACGAGTGGCCGTCTGTTCTCTAGCCCGATATGGGCTCCGGACGTCCCTGAGGGTCACCATCGGCGCCTTTCATGAGAATGAGCGATTTGTCGCCGCTCTTCGCGAGGTCCTTGCGACTCACTGA
- a CDS encoding protein of unknown function (Evidence 5 : No homology to any previously reported sequences): MDTAYPATSSLAEIFSNTADGALGVDQDHMITLWNKAAERLVGFTAAEVLGKPCSEVWAVRNRTGCRLCGENCTPITSARKEEPVEGREIMIHTKTGRPLWLHVSTIVVPSGSPSLFTMVHIFHDVTRQVETEVLLGKVQSLLGSEGTLSDGGAMTTSESASPLKTLTPREQEVLRFIARGETAKGIAKALQISTTTARNHTQKILVKLGLHTKLEAVAVAYRYKHF; this comes from the coding sequence ATGGATACGGCGTACCCGGCGACAAGTTCGCTTGCTGAGATCTTTTCAAATACGGCAGACGGAGCGCTCGGCGTCGATCAAGACCACATGATCACCCTGTGGAACAAGGCGGCTGAACGCCTGGTGGGGTTTACGGCGGCAGAGGTTTTGGGAAAGCCCTGCTCCGAGGTGTGGGCTGTCAGAAATCGAACAGGGTGCCGGCTGTGCGGAGAGAATTGTACCCCGATCACCTCAGCCAGGAAAGAGGAGCCGGTTGAGGGGCGCGAGATCATGATCCACACCAAGACGGGGCGCCCCCTCTGGCTCCACGTCAGCACCATCGTCGTCCCCTCCGGTTCTCCGAGCCTCTTCACCATGGTGCACATCTTTCACGACGTCACCCGGCAGGTAGAGACCGAGGTCCTGCTCGGCAAGGTCCAGTCCCTGCTGGGAAGCGAAGGGACCCTCTCGGATGGCGGTGCAATGACGACCTCGGAGAGCGCCTCTCCCTTAAAGACATTAACGCCTAGAGAGCAGGAGGTTCTCCGGTTCATCGCCCGCGGCGAGACTGCCAAGGGGATTGCGAAAGCGCTTCAAATCAGCACTACCACCGCCCGCAACCATACCCAGAAGATCCTCGTCAAACTCGGCCTCCACACCAAGCTCGAGGCCGTGGCGGTGGCCTACCGCTACAAACATTTCTAG